The following proteins are encoded in a genomic region of Nicotiana sylvestris chromosome 4, ASM39365v2, whole genome shotgun sequence:
- the LOC104245572 gene encoding probable serine/threonine-protein kinase At1g54610: protein MGCAQAKPSMHSPPRGLEKLKLESGYVARDDQHVRPRRSTGQRPHEQREKNNARRLSYDHAYRDIIHERNLATTRKSTKTAIHEEELIDGWPKWLVDNIPREALAGLVPKSADSYDKIDKVGSGTYSNVYRARDRDTGKIVALKKVRFDTSEPESIKFMAREIMILQKLDHPNIIKLEGLATSRMQYSLYIVFEYMQSDLTSIISRPDMRLSEAQIKCYMQQMLEGLQHCHERGILHRDIKGSNLLIDKNGMLKIADFGLANYFNPEKKRSLTSRVVTLWYRAPELLLGATDYGIGIDLWSAGCLMAEMFAGRPILPGRTEVEQLHKIFKLCGTPTEDYWRKTKLSTTFRPPYTYRSNKKEAFRHFPVSSWRLLNVLLALDPANRGSASSALQDEFFRTSPLACELSELPVVHKEDPETVLMLERRRHKIQQRSQSQKERKKKIIEAEETKPDNAGSYKEPKKSRVTTVFTLLEPGSTTTTTTSTSSSTSKPTEKEIETPQSSPRSTESDPNATRNINNRPPLPNARRSRANNSKKDAMNRLSRVQRSQSTKDFRDLDHKKFHKLRDVVE from the exons ATGGGGTGTGCTCAAGCAAAACCTTCAATGCATTCGCCCCCTCGGGGATTAGAGAAGTTGAAGTTGGAGAGTGGATATGTTGCTAGAGATGATCAACATGTTAGACCAAGAAGGTCCACTGGACAGAGGCCTCATGAGCAAAGAGAGAAGAATAATGCTAGGAGATTGAGTTATGATCATGCTTATAGAGATATTATCCATGAAAGGAATTTGGCGACGACTAGGAAAAGTACAAAGACAGCAATTCATGAAGAAGAGTTAATAGATGGATGGCCAAAATGGTTGGTTGATAATATTCCAAGAGAAGCTTTGGCTGGTTTAGTCCCAAAAAGTGCTGATTCTTATGACAAAATTGACAAG GTAGGTTCAGGGACATATAGCAATGTGTATAGAGCGCGAGATAGGGATACAGGGAAGATTGTTGCCTTAAAGAAAGTTCGTTTTGATACATCAGAACCGGAGAGTATAAAGTTCATGGCTCGAGAGATTATGATCTTGCAGAAATTAGACCATCCTAATATCATAAAGCTTGAAGGACTGGCTACCTCCAGAATGCAATATAGTCTTTATATAGTTTTCGAATACATGCAGTCTGATCTTACTAGCATAATATCTCGGCCTGATATGAGACTTAGTGAAGCACAG ATAAAATGTTACATGCAGCAGATGCTTGAAGGGCTGCAGCATTGCCACGAGAGGGGTATTTTGCACCGAGACATTAAAGGATCTAATTTGTTGATTGACAAAAATGGGATGCtaaaaattgcagattttggaCTTGCAAACTACTTCAATCCTGAAAAAAAGCGTTCTCTTACTAGTCGAGTTGTCACACTTTGGTACAGAGCTCCGGAACTACTACTAGGTGCTACAGATTATGGAATAGGTATCGATCTTTGGAGTGCTGGCTGCCTCATGGCTGAAATGTTTGCAGGCAGACCTATTCTACCTGGTCGCACCGAG GTGGAGCAGCTGCACAAGATATTCAAGCTTTGTGGTACACCTACTGAGGATTACTGGAGGAAAACAAAACTTTCAACTACCTTCAGACCACCATATACCTATAGGTCAAATAAGAAGGAAGCTTTCAGGCACTTTCCTGTATCTTCGTGGAGGCTTCTAAACGTTCTTCTTGCGTTAGATCCTGCAAATCGTGGTTCTGCAAGTTCAGCTCTCCAAGATGAG TTCTTTCGTACGAGCCCCTTGGCATGTGAACTCTCGGAGCTGCCTGTAGTGCATAAGGAGGATCCTGAGACAGTGTTAATGCTTGAGAGGAGAAG GCACAAGATTCAACAACGCTCTCAATCACAAAAGGAACgcaaaaagaaaataatagaagCGGAAGAAACAAAACCAGATAATGCTGGCTCTTACAAG GAGCCAAAAAAGAGTAGAGTTACAACGGTCTTTACCTTACTAGAGCCAGGAAGCACTACTACTACTACAACAAGCACATCCTCAAGCACTTCAAAGCCAACTGAGAAAGAAATCGAGACTCCACAGAGTTCTCCAAGAAGTACTGAATCTGATCCCAATGCCACTAGGAACATCAACAATAGACCTCCTTTGCCAAATGCTAGAAGAAGCAGAGCTAACAACAGCAAGAAGGATGCGATGAACAGATTGAGTCGCGTCCAAAGGTCTCAATCCACCAAAGATTTCCGAGATCTTGATCATAAAAAATTCCATAAGCTTCGTGACGTTGTTGAATAA
- the LOC104245571 gene encoding uncharacterized protein has protein sequence MPFDNKLVRSLCEKFGFKQYMSSMYNASTNGLAEAFNKISATLATPYSLVYGVEAVLPLEQQIPSLRITVQEGLISEENAQLRLPELEELDEKRLEEQPNWSAIKLG, from the exons ATGCCATTTGACAACAAGCTCGTGAGGAGTCTATGCGAGAAATTTGGTTTTAAGCAATATATGTCTTCAATGTATAATGCATCCACCAATGGCCTTGCTGAAGCTTTTAACAAGAT AAGTGCTACACTAGcaactccttactctttggtgtaTGGCGTAGAAGCAGTCCTTCCGTTGGAGCAACAAATTCCATCATTGCGGATCACAGTCCAAGAAGGACTCATATCCGAAGAGAATGCTCAACTTCGCCTACCAGAGTTAGAGGAATtggatgagaaaagattggaagAGCAACCAAATTGGAGTGCTATCAAGCTCGGCTag